A genomic region of Gemmatimonas sp. contains the following coding sequences:
- a CDS encoding membrane dipeptidase, whose translation MPAVTSRRAFVRSSLAAAAGLAAGASPLPALGELLQPPPDPMTFDLHLHPGQLFARGTAGYPGDEAVLRTLREMRAGGVGAGFVSLVADAPLLTIGREGVSVTGAFAPGEADAEFRRQLAAARDVLPRAEARIVSSMAEWHTARRQGQTAAWLACEGSEFLDGDPGRVDVLWEAGIRSIQLVHYAPNAAGDLQTHAPQHGGLSAFGAAVVRRMTARRMLVDVAHATFETVRDVARLEPGPLLLSHSLLRRDEVRPLAARTISPAHARLVAATGGVVGAWPSATNASFAEFVENTKRLADVVGVAHVGLGTDMDANLRPVLSRYAQVRDWTAGLTASGFSAAEVAQMAGGNMARVLAQVVG comes from the coding sequence GTGCCTGCGGTGACGTCGCGTCGCGCGTTCGTGCGATCGTCACTGGCGGCGGCAGCGGGGCTCGCGGCAGGGGCGTCGCCGCTGCCGGCGCTGGGCGAGCTGCTGCAGCCGCCGCCCGACCCGATGACGTTCGACCTGCACCTGCATCCTGGGCAGCTGTTCGCGCGCGGCACGGCAGGGTATCCGGGCGACGAGGCGGTGCTGCGCACGCTGCGCGAGATGCGCGCGGGCGGCGTGGGCGCCGGCTTCGTGAGTCTCGTCGCCGACGCCCCGCTGCTGACGATCGGTCGCGAGGGCGTGTCCGTCACCGGCGCCTTCGCCCCAGGCGAGGCCGACGCCGAGTTCCGGCGTCAACTCGCGGCGGCGCGTGACGTGCTGCCCCGCGCCGAGGCGCGCATCGTCTCGTCCATGGCCGAGTGGCACACGGCGCGGCGTCAGGGCCAGACGGCCGCGTGGCTCGCCTGCGAGGGGAGCGAATTCCTCGACGGCGACCCCGGTCGCGTGGACGTGCTGTGGGAGGCGGGGATCCGCTCGATCCAGCTCGTGCACTACGCCCCGAATGCCGCCGGCGACCTGCAGACGCACGCGCCGCAGCACGGCGGCCTGTCGGCCTTCGGCGCGGCGGTGGTGCGCCGCATGACGGCACGCCGCATGCTGGTGGACGTCGCGCACGCCACGTTCGAGACGGTGCGCGACGTCGCGCGCCTCGAGCCGGGACCGCTGCTCCTGAGCCACTCGCTGCTCCGACGCGACGAGGTGCGCCCGCTGGCCGCGCGGACGATCAGCCCCGCGCACGCGCGGCTGGTGGCAGCAACGGGCGGGGTCGTGGGCGCCTGGCCCAGCGCCACGAACGCGAGCTTCGCGGAGTTCGTCGAGAACACCAAGCGGCTTGCCGACGTGGTCGGCGTGGCGCACGTCGGGCTTGGCACGGACATGGACGCCAACCTGCGCCCGGTGCTGTCGCGCTACGCGCAGGTCCGCGACTGGACGGCCGGCCTGACGGCATCCGGCTTCTCGGCCGCCGAGGTCGCGCAGATGGCCGGCGGAAACATGGCGCGCGTGCTGGCGCAGGTGGTGGGCTAG
- a CDS encoding NAD(P)/FAD-dependent oxidoreductase codes for MTTRSAAPITGAFRGSDCPIARAEAPAHVDVLIVGAGLSGISAAWHLQRAMPDQSYAIVEARAAMGGTWDLFRYPGIRSDSDMYTLGYRFRPWREAKAIADGPSIKRYIEETARDAGIDRRIRFQHRLVRAEWSSTSARWTVTLAVGPDAHEEVMTCDFVFNCSGYYDYRAGYTPTWEGMERYRGRVVHPQQWPADLNYAGKRVLVIGSGATAVTLVPAMASGPGAAATVTMLQRSPTYIASLPTEDWLANVVRRVLPARVAHPLIRWKNISRSMFYFWLARTYPGVFKRGLRTEAVRELGPSYPVDEHFSPHYNPWDERLCIVPDGNLFHVLRDGRAKIVTDTIARFTETGVELASGARIEADVIVTATGLQMSILTGVELVVDGEPVELSRQFVYKGLMLSSLPNFAMAVGYTNASWTLKSDLIAQYVCRLLRYMRAQGYAQVTPRAEPGMPARSVFDFTSGYVRRAETMLPKQGPARPWRIYQNYVKDLLGLRYGSLADPALEFRPREMA; via the coding sequence ATGACGACGCGCTCCGCCGCCCCGATCACGGGCGCCTTCCGCGGTAGCGATTGCCCGATCGCGCGAGCGGAAGCGCCGGCGCATGTGGACGTCCTCATCGTGGGGGCCGGCCTGTCGGGCATCAGCGCCGCGTGGCATCTGCAGCGCGCGATGCCCGACCAGTCGTATGCCATCGTGGAGGCGCGGGCGGCCATGGGCGGCACCTGGGACCTGTTCCGGTATCCCGGCATCCGCTCCGACTCCGACATGTACACGCTGGGCTATCGCTTCCGGCCGTGGCGCGAGGCCAAGGCGATTGCCGACGGCCCCAGCATCAAGCGCTACATCGAGGAGACGGCCCGCGACGCGGGGATCGACCGGCGCATCCGCTTCCAGCACCGGCTGGTACGCGCCGAGTGGTCGTCGACGTCGGCGCGCTGGACGGTGACGCTGGCTGTGGGGCCTGACGCGCACGAAGAGGTGATGACGTGCGACTTCGTCTTCAACTGCAGCGGCTACTACGACTACCGTGCCGGCTACACGCCCACCTGGGAGGGCATGGAGCGGTATCGTGGGCGCGTCGTGCATCCGCAGCAGTGGCCGGCGGATCTCAACTACGCAGGGAAGCGGGTGCTGGTGATTGGCAGTGGCGCGACGGCGGTGACGCTGGTGCCGGCCATGGCCAGCGGCCCTGGCGCCGCTGCCACGGTGACCATGCTGCAGCGTTCGCCCACGTACATCGCCTCGCTCCCCACCGAGGATTGGCTGGCGAATGTGGTGCGTCGCGTGCTGCCGGCGCGGGTGGCGCACCCGCTCATCCGCTGGAAGAACATCAGCCGCAGCATGTTCTACTTCTGGCTGGCGCGCACCTACCCGGGGGTGTTCAAGCGTGGGCTGCGCACCGAGGCGGTGCGGGAGCTGGGGCCATCGTATCCGGTGGACGAACACTTCTCGCCCCACTACAACCCGTGGGACGAGCGGCTGTGCATCGTGCCCGACGGGAACCTGTTCCACGTGCTGCGCGATGGCCGGGCCAAGATCGTGACCGACACCATCGCGCGCTTCACCGAAACCGGGGTGGAGCTGGCCTCGGGGGCGCGGATCGAGGCCGACGTGATCGTCACCGCCACCGGGCTGCAGATGTCCATCCTCACGGGCGTCGAACTCGTGGTGGATGGCGAGCCGGTGGAGCTGAGCCGGCAGTTCGTGTACAAGGGGCTCATGCTCAGCAGCCTCCCCAATTTTGCGATGGCGGTGGGCTACACGAACGCCTCCTGGACGCTCAAGAGCGATCTCATTGCCCAGTATGTATGCCGGCTGCTGCGCTACATGCGCGCGCAGGGCTATGCGCAGGTGACGCCGCGGGCCGAGCCGGGAATGCCGGCCCGGTCGGTGTTCGACTTCACCTCGGGCTATGTGCGCCGGGCCGAGACGATGCTCCCCAAGCAGGGGCCAGCGCGCCCGTGGCGCATTTACCAGAACTACGTGAAGGACCTGCTGGGGCTCCGGTACGGTTCACTGGCCGATCCGGCGCTCGAATTCCGCCCGAGGGAGATGGCATGA